One region of Hymenobacter sediminicola genomic DNA includes:
- the uxaC gene encoding glucuronate isomerase, whose product MKPFLNEDFLLQTATAQQLYHEYAAAMPIIDYHNHLLPDQIAGDKQFDNITQIWLYGDHYKWRAMRANGIPERYITGDASDWEKFEKWAETVPQTVRNPLYHWTHLELQRYFGITELLNAGSARRIYDQCNEKLRTPEYSVQNLLRRMKVETLCTTDDPADSLEHHRALAASGFEVRVLPTFRPDKAMAVEDATSFNQYLDKLGEAAAVEIRTFYDLQTALRLRHDYFAALGCRLSDHGLEQIYAADYTESDCNDIFAKIRSGEELTADEVLRFKSAMLVLLAEMDWEKGWTQQFHLGALRNNNARMLHQLGPDTGWDSIGDFPQGRALSKFLNRLDEQDKLAKTIIYNLNPADNELIATMIGNFNDGSVAGKVQFGSGWWFLDQKDGMEKQINALSNMGLLSRFVGMLTDSRSFLSYPRHEYFRRVLCNLFGNDVENGELPADMEGLGTIIQNICHGNAKQYFGFEAVAKPAEAATV is encoded by the coding sequence ATGAAGCCTTTCCTGAACGAAGATTTTCTGCTGCAGACCGCAACGGCCCAGCAACTCTACCACGAGTATGCCGCGGCCATGCCCATCATCGACTACCACAACCACCTGCTGCCCGACCAAATTGCCGGCGACAAGCAGTTCGACAATATCACCCAGATCTGGCTCTACGGCGACCATTACAAGTGGCGCGCCATGCGGGCCAACGGCATCCCGGAACGCTATATTACCGGCGACGCCTCCGACTGGGAGAAGTTTGAGAAGTGGGCCGAAACCGTGCCTCAGACGGTGCGCAACCCGCTCTACCACTGGACCCACCTGGAACTACAGCGCTATTTCGGTATCACGGAGCTGCTGAACGCCGGTAGTGCCCGCCGCATTTATGACCAGTGCAACGAGAAGCTGCGCACGCCGGAATACTCAGTGCAGAACCTGCTGCGCCGCATGAAGGTGGAGACGCTCTGCACGACTGATGATCCGGCCGATTCGCTGGAACATCACCGCGCGCTGGCCGCCAGCGGCTTCGAGGTGCGCGTGCTGCCTACGTTCCGTCCTGATAAGGCTATGGCCGTAGAGGACGCTACTAGCTTCAATCAGTACCTCGATAAGCTCGGCGAAGCCGCCGCCGTGGAAATCCGCACGTTCTACGACCTGCAAACGGCCCTGCGCCTGCGCCACGACTACTTCGCGGCTCTCGGCTGCCGCCTTTCTGACCACGGACTAGAGCAGATTTATGCCGCTGACTACACCGAGTCGGATTGCAATGACATTTTCGCTAAAATCCGGAGTGGTGAGGAACTGACTGCCGATGAGGTGCTGCGCTTCAAATCGGCTATGCTGGTGCTGCTGGCTGAAATGGACTGGGAGAAAGGCTGGACCCAGCAGTTCCACCTGGGTGCGCTACGCAACAACAACGCCCGCATGCTGCACCAGCTCGGCCCCGATACTGGCTGGGACTCCATCGGTGACTTCCCGCAGGGCCGCGCCCTGTCCAAGTTCCTCAACCGCCTCGACGAGCAGGACAAGCTGGCCAAAACCATCATCTACAACCTGAACCCCGCTGACAACGAGCTGATTGCCACTATGATTGGCAACTTCAACGACGGCTCCGTGGCCGGCAAGGTGCAGTTCGGCTCCGGCTGGTGGTTTCTGGATCAGAAGGACGGCATGGAGAAGCAGATCAACGCGCTGAGCAACATGGGCCTATTGAGCCGCTTCGTGGGCATGCTTACTGACTCGCGCAGCTTCCTCTCGTATCCGCGCCACGAGTATTTCCGCCGCGTGCTTTGCAACCTCTTCGGCAACGATGTAGAGAACGGCGAACTGCCGGCCGACATGGAAGGGCTGGGCACCATCATTCAGAACATCTGCCACGGCAACGCCAAACAGTACTTCGGTTTTGAGGCGGTAGCAAAGCCCGCCGAAGCCGCCACGGTATAG
- a CDS encoding sugar kinase, which produces MKQVVTFGEIMMRLSPPLNYRIPQASSLEITYGGGDANVGAALVHLGMPAAHVGCFPDNAVGHAAAQAFQSHGVDMSHCVFQGERLGLYFLEVGASLRASRIVYDRYNSAFANLQPEWFNWDEILKNAQWLHWTGITPAISVSAAQATREAIQAARRLGIMVSADVNYRRNLWQYGQKAQDVMPELVAGCDMVVCTEGDANDLFGIKADEGADNSFVSMSEKLIERFPQIKQVIATKRKTQSASHERIKGMAYVEGAYHQTHYFDINPVVDRIGGGDSFISGYIYGQLHYPTVEEALTFATAASALKHTIHGDVNLVTAAEVEHIMAGNTTGRLLR; this is translated from the coding sequence ATGAAGCAAGTTGTCACCTTTGGTGAAATCATGATGCGGCTTTCGCCGCCGCTCAACTACCGCATTCCGCAGGCCAGTTCGCTGGAAATCACCTACGGCGGCGGCGATGCCAATGTGGGCGCCGCGCTGGTGCACCTGGGCATGCCCGCCGCACACGTAGGTTGCTTTCCGGACAACGCCGTGGGCCACGCGGCCGCACAGGCTTTCCAGTCTCACGGCGTGGATATGAGCCACTGTGTGTTCCAAGGCGAGCGGCTGGGACTGTACTTCCTGGAAGTGGGTGCCTCGCTTCGTGCCAGCCGCATTGTCTATGACCGGTACAACTCGGCTTTTGCCAACCTGCAGCCCGAGTGGTTCAACTGGGACGAAATCCTGAAAAATGCGCAATGGCTGCACTGGACGGGCATCACGCCTGCTATTTCGGTCTCAGCGGCTCAAGCCACGCGCGAAGCCATTCAGGCCGCCCGCCGGCTGGGCATCATGGTATCGGCTGATGTGAACTACCGCCGCAACCTGTGGCAGTATGGCCAGAAAGCGCAGGACGTAATGCCCGAGCTGGTGGCCGGCTGCGACATGGTGGTGTGCACCGAAGGCGACGCCAACGACCTGTTCGGTATCAAAGCCGACGAAGGGGCCGACAACAGCTTTGTGTCGATGAGCGAAAAGCTGATTGAGCGTTTTCCGCAGATAAAGCAGGTAATTGCCACCAAGCGCAAAACCCAGAGTGCCTCTCATGAGCGCATCAAGGGAATGGCCTATGTGGAGGGCGCGTATCACCAAACCCATTACTTCGACATCAACCCCGTGGTGGACCGCATTGGCGGCGGCGACTCATTTATTTCGGGCTATATCTACGGGCAGCTGCACTACCCAACGGTAGAGGAGGCCCTGACCTTCGCAACGGCTGCTTCGGCGCTCAAGCACACCATCCACGGCGACGTCAACCTTGTGACGGCCGCCGAAGTGGAGCATATCATGGCCGGCAACACCACCGGCCGGTTGCTCCGCTAG
- a CDS encoding cupin domain-containing protein, with protein sequence MLLASNRLFLEDDAQPWETVGDGVRRKVLTYDSQLMLVRVEFEAGSIGAPHYHVHTQMTHIVSGRFNVTIDGVMRVLQAGDTFHAPSNVVHGVVCVEEGVLLDAFSPMREDFV encoded by the coding sequence ATGCTCCTCGCTTCAAACCGCCTGTTTTTGGAAGATGATGCCCAGCCCTGGGAAACTGTGGGGGACGGTGTGCGCCGCAAGGTGCTGACCTATGACAGCCAGCTGATGCTGGTGCGGGTAGAGTTTGAGGCGGGGAGCATCGGGGCACCGCATTACCATGTTCATACCCAGATGACGCACATCGTCAGCGGCAGATTCAATGTCACTATCGACGGCGTGATGCGGGTACTGCAGGCTGGTGACACCTTTCATGCGCCCTCCAACGTGGTGCACGGGGTAGTATGTGTGGAAGAAGGTGTTCTGCTGGACGCCTTCAGCCCCATGCGGGAAGATTTTGTGTAG
- the pelA gene encoding pectate lyase, with amino-acid sequence MGIFSARAQQVTVAADGSGQFRTIQAALNSLPNEATKPRTVYIKNGTYREKVLLDGKQKITLKGQSEKGVVLTYAQARDEWRCNPVAGQDDWGVATLNMRNSPDITLENLTIINSYGFDAKGDVEIPCATATNGKRTIGKNGHQMALRTMPGTTRLTVKHCTFRALGGDTVSPWDVDAGLYYFKDCTMEGGVDFYCPRGWAFAENCRFICHNTSAAIWHDGSGNQDSKTVLKNCSFEGDAGYKLGRFHREAQFYLVNCNFSRDMADADIYQASSGAGAKQWGRRVYYQNCHREGGDYAWHKDNLSTATGALKASNITADWTFGGRWYPVSGKSATVALPAYDPTAKDRYSTLPQATATSSATPAAAALQTVPAVDSVAEKMLVYQRSVGGWPKAVGNAKVEYSKPLSTALRASTLADAGRNDATIDNDATTREIRYLAKAFKATGKAEYKAAAEKGIRFLLQMQYPNGGFPQYYPDKSGYRHQITYNDNAMVKALQVLRDVSRRTNDLDVLDASLTEPAAKAVDLGIDCMLKTQYVQRGKLTAWCAQHDEKTLLPAKARAFELASLSGMETVGIVRFLMDTDNPSPAIRQSVDAAVAWLDAVKLTGYTVKDQPDPKQPKGFDRVIVPEAGSTIWARFYDLNTNQPIYVGRTSKPMPQLADIEYERRTGYAYAGVWPEKLLSRDYARWKQKWNTNASPAPGSIK; translated from the coding sequence ATGGGGATCTTTTCAGCCCGGGCCCAGCAGGTAACGGTGGCAGCGGATGGTTCGGGGCAGTTCCGGACCATCCAAGCTGCTCTCAACAGCTTGCCCAATGAGGCCACCAAGCCGCGCACGGTGTACATCAAGAATGGCACCTACCGCGAGAAGGTGCTGCTCGATGGCAAGCAGAAAATCACGCTCAAGGGCCAGAGCGAAAAGGGCGTAGTGCTAACCTATGCCCAGGCCCGCGACGAGTGGCGCTGCAACCCGGTGGCCGGCCAGGACGACTGGGGCGTGGCTACGCTGAACATGCGCAACTCGCCGGATATCACGCTCGAAAACCTCACCATCATCAACAGCTACGGCTTCGATGCCAAGGGTGATGTAGAGATACCCTGCGCTACCGCCACAAACGGCAAACGCACCATCGGCAAAAACGGCCACCAGATGGCGCTACGCACGATGCCGGGCACTACCCGCCTGACAGTAAAGCACTGCACTTTCCGGGCGTTGGGTGGCGACACCGTAAGTCCCTGGGATGTGGATGCCGGCCTGTACTACTTCAAGGACTGCACCATGGAAGGCGGCGTAGATTTCTACTGCCCCCGGGGTTGGGCCTTCGCCGAAAATTGCCGCTTTATCTGCCACAACACCTCGGCGGCTATCTGGCACGACGGCTCCGGCAATCAGGACTCGAAAACAGTGCTCAAAAACTGCTCGTTCGAGGGCGACGCCGGCTACAAGCTGGGCCGCTTTCACCGGGAAGCGCAGTTCTATCTGGTGAACTGCAACTTCTCGCGCGACATGGCCGACGCCGACATCTACCAGGCCAGTTCAGGAGCTGGCGCGAAGCAATGGGGCCGCCGCGTGTACTACCAGAACTGCCACCGCGAAGGCGGCGACTATGCCTGGCACAAAGACAACCTAAGCACGGCTACCGGCGCCCTCAAAGCCTCGAACATCACAGCCGACTGGACCTTTGGCGGCCGTTGGTATCCGGTATCGGGCAAGTCTGCCACGGTGGCCCTGCCCGCGTATGACCCCACCGCCAAAGACCGGTATTCCACGCTGCCCCAGGCCACGGCTACTTCGTCGGCAACACCAGCTGCGGCGGCTCTGCAGACAGTGCCGGCAGTGGATAGCGTAGCCGAAAAAATGCTGGTCTATCAGCGCAGTGTAGGGGGCTGGCCCAAAGCCGTTGGTAATGCCAAGGTAGAGTACAGCAAGCCCCTCTCAACTGCCTTGCGTGCCAGTACGCTGGCCGATGCCGGACGCAACGATGCGACCATCGACAACGACGCAACTACCCGCGAAATCCGCTACCTGGCCAAAGCCTTCAAAGCTACCGGCAAAGCAGAATACAAAGCGGCGGCCGAAAAAGGCATCCGGTTTCTGCTGCAGATGCAGTACCCCAACGGTGGCTTCCCGCAGTATTATCCTGACAAGAGCGGCTACCGCCACCAGATTACCTACAACGACAACGCCATGGTGAAGGCGCTGCAGGTTCTGCGCGACGTTAGCCGCCGCACCAACGACCTGGACGTGCTGGACGCCAGCCTGACGGAGCCTGCTGCCAAAGCCGTGGACCTGGGCATCGACTGCATGCTGAAAACGCAGTATGTGCAGCGCGGCAAACTCACAGCGTGGTGTGCTCAGCACGATGAGAAAACGCTGCTTCCGGCCAAAGCCCGCGCCTTCGAGCTGGCTTCGCTCAGCGGCATGGAAACTGTCGGCATCGTCCGGTTCCTGATGGACACCGACAATCCTTCACCGGCCATCCGGCAATCGGTGGATGCGGCCGTGGCCTGGCTGGATGCCGTGAAACTGACAGGCTACACCGTGAAAGACCAGCCCGACCCCAAGCAGCCGAAGGGTTTCGACCGGGTGATAGTGCCGGAAGCTGGTTCCACCATCTGGGCCCGTTTCTATGACCTGAATACGAACCAGCCGATTTATGTGGGCCGCACATCAAAGCCAATGCCCCAACTGGCTGATATTGAATATGAACGCCGCACGGGGTATGCTTACGCCGGTGTATGGCCCGAAAAGCTTCTGAGCCGCGACTATGCGCGCTGGAAGCAGAAATGGAATACTAACGCCAGCCCCGCGCCGGGCAGCATAAAGTAA
- a CDS encoding tagaturonate reductase produces the protein MSHLAKQLVAQAVAPDSVAMPSMAHFQLPEKVLQFGTGVLLRGLPDYLIDKANRQGIFNGRIVVVKSTDGGDIDAFRRQDGLYTLSIRGIEEGREVEENVVCSAISRVLSAKSQWNEILACAANPELEVVISNTTEVGIQLTSDDVRQSPPQSFPGKLLAFLLARYQAFGGAKDKGLVIVPTELIPDNGTKLEGILLELAHRNALDADFIDWLESANQVCNSLVDRIVPGRPDAATQAALASQLGYQDDLLTMSEVYTLWAIEGDERVKQILSFEQVDAGVIVQPDINLFRELKLRLLNGTHTLSCALAFLAGFPTVREAMEDENMAGFIQHLMLTDLLPGIPYAVDEAVGQRFGMQVLDRFRNPSIEHRWLSISMNYTMKMQMRNVATLLHYYKQQQAVPHYMALGFAAYLLFMRGAHQQGDVWYGEALGGEYPIQDEKAGYFAELWNRLEPAVLVRTVLHNQNLWGHDLSALPGFADSVSRYLENMLEHGVHATLVRAMNRTVSV, from the coding sequence ATGTCGCACCTAGCAAAACAACTGGTAGCTCAGGCAGTAGCCCCGGATTCGGTAGCTATGCCCAGCATGGCGCATTTCCAGTTGCCGGAAAAAGTCCTTCAGTTTGGCACGGGCGTACTGCTGCGCGGCCTGCCCGACTACCTTATCGACAAAGCTAACCGCCAGGGTATTTTCAACGGCCGCATTGTGGTTGTGAAATCTACTGATGGCGGGGATATTGATGCTTTCCGTCGCCAGGATGGCCTCTACACGCTCAGCATACGCGGCATCGAAGAGGGCCGTGAAGTTGAAGAAAACGTAGTGTGCTCGGCCATTAGCCGGGTGCTGTCTGCCAAAAGCCAGTGGAACGAGATTCTGGCGTGCGCAGCTAACCCAGAGTTGGAGGTCGTGATTTCCAATACGACCGAGGTCGGTATTCAACTGACATCCGATGACGTCCGGCAAAGCCCGCCCCAGTCGTTTCCGGGCAAACTGCTGGCGTTTCTGCTGGCCCGCTACCAGGCCTTCGGTGGCGCCAAAGACAAGGGCCTAGTGATAGTGCCTACCGAGCTGATTCCGGATAACGGCACCAAGCTGGAAGGCATTCTGCTGGAGCTGGCCCACCGCAACGCGCTGGATGCCGACTTCATAGATTGGCTGGAAAGCGCCAACCAAGTCTGCAACTCACTCGTGGACCGTATTGTGCCCGGCCGCCCCGACGCGGCAACGCAGGCTGCGCTTGCCAGCCAGCTCGGCTACCAGGATGATCTGCTGACGATGTCGGAGGTCTACACCCTCTGGGCCATCGAAGGCGACGAGCGAGTAAAGCAGATTCTGAGCTTCGAGCAGGTAGATGCCGGCGTAATTGTGCAGCCCGACATCAACCTCTTCCGCGAGCTAAAGCTGCGCCTGCTGAACGGCACGCATACGCTAAGCTGCGCGCTGGCATTCCTGGCGGGCTTCCCGACGGTACGTGAGGCCATGGAGGATGAGAATATGGCCGGCTTCATTCAGCACCTAATGCTGACGGACCTGCTCCCTGGTATTCCCTACGCTGTAGACGAAGCGGTAGGGCAGCGTTTTGGGATGCAGGTGCTTGACCGGTTCCGCAACCCCTCCATCGAGCATCGGTGGCTGTCCATCAGCATGAACTACACCATGAAAATGCAGATGCGGAACGTGGCCACACTACTGCACTACTACAAGCAGCAGCAAGCAGTACCGCACTACATGGCGCTGGGCTTTGCCGCCTACCTGCTGTTTATGCGCGGTGCGCACCAGCAAGGCGACGTGTGGTACGGGGAGGCTCTGGGAGGAGAATACCCGATTCAGGATGAGAAGGCAGGGTACTTTGCTGAGCTGTGGAACCGTCTGGAACCAGCCGTGTTGGTCCGGACAGTACTGCACAATCAAAACCTCTGGGGCCACGATTTGTCGGCGTTGCCGGGCTTCGCCGATAGTGTTAGCCGCTACCTGGAAAACATGCTGGAACACGGCGTGCATGCCACGCTGGTACGAGCCATGAACAGAACAGTCAGCGTGTAG
- a CDS encoding bifunctional 4-hydroxy-2-oxoglutarate aldolase/2-dehydro-3-deoxy-phosphogluconate aldolase, translating into MPRFSADHILETVLRTPIVPVFFHADAAYATRIVQACYDGGLRVFEFTNRGTQAFDVFGELVKFVRENCPELLLGIGTIYTAADAERFIEAGADFVVQPCITAEVAEACRRHQTPWMPGTMTVREVYEATQLGAALVKIFPGNVVGPGFIKSLRGPMPSVPLMVTGGVEPTTESLREWFGAGVNVVGMGSQLFKNDDPAALKQLLTDLLAFLPTLRK; encoded by the coding sequence ATGCCGCGTTTCTCCGCCGACCATATTCTCGAAACCGTACTGCGCACGCCTATCGTGCCGGTGTTCTTCCACGCTGATGCGGCGTATGCCACGCGCATTGTGCAGGCTTGCTACGATGGGGGCCTGCGCGTGTTTGAGTTCACCAACCGGGGCACTCAGGCCTTTGATGTATTCGGGGAGCTGGTAAAATTCGTGCGCGAAAACTGCCCGGAGCTGCTGCTGGGCATTGGCACCATCTACACGGCCGCTGATGCGGAGCGGTTTATCGAGGCTGGTGCCGATTTCGTGGTGCAGCCTTGCATTACGGCAGAAGTGGCTGAGGCCTGCCGCCGCCATCAGACGCCCTGGATGCCGGGCACCATGACCGTGCGTGAAGTGTACGAAGCCACGCAGCTGGGCGCGGCGCTTGTGAAGATTTTCCCGGGCAACGTGGTTGGGCCCGGCTTCATCAAGAGCCTGCGCGGCCCAATGCCGAGTGTGCCACTGATGGTGACGGGCGGCGTGGAGCCGACCACAGAAAGCCTGCGCGAGTGGTTTGGCGCGGGTGTAAATGTGGTGGGCATGGGCTCCCAACTGTTCAAAAACGACGACCCGGCTGCGCTGAAGCAGTTGCTCACCGATTTGCTGGCCTTCCTGCCGACCCTTCGAAAATAA
- a CDS encoding UxaA family hydrolase encodes MKHLVAKIHPQDNVLVALTDLPAGTPVTWEGTTVTTTEKIPAKHKLALQFLAPGDPVHMYGVLVGKANDAIGIGGLLTTSNIQHATDSYDEHHQHRTDWAAPSVDKWQDRTFMGFHRADGSVGTANYWLVIPLVFCENRNIQVLEEALVNDLGYARRKSYQPQTQELISLMQAGKSVEEILATDLHSAENGHQKPKLFPNVDGIRFLQHEGGCGGIRQDAQTLCGLLAGYITHPNVAGATVLSLGCQNAQVSMLQDEINKRSPNFSKPLFVLEQQKLGTEETLISMALRQTFAGLMQANQQTRQPAPLSKLCIGLECGGSDGFSGISANPAVGHVSDMLVALGGSVILAEFPELCGVEQELVDRSVDTATAERFSSLMKAYGDSAIAVGSGFDMNPSPGNIRDGLITDAMKSAGAARKGGSSPVVAVLDYPEPVTKPGLNLLCTPGNDVESTTAEVGSGANVVLFTTGLGTPTGNPIAPVVKIATNTALAKRMPDIIDVNTGTVIDGEETIEQAGERILDYVIRVASGEEVAAVRHGQTDFIPWKRGVSL; translated from the coding sequence ATGAAACATCTGGTAGCCAAAATTCATCCGCAGGACAACGTACTGGTAGCCCTTACGGACCTGCCTGCTGGTACCCCCGTGACGTGGGAAGGCACCACCGTAACAACCACCGAGAAAATTCCGGCCAAGCACAAGCTGGCGTTGCAGTTTCTGGCCCCCGGCGACCCGGTGCACATGTATGGCGTGCTGGTAGGCAAAGCCAACGACGCTATTGGAATAGGCGGACTGCTGACCACCAGCAACATCCAGCACGCCACCGACAGCTACGATGAGCACCATCAGCACCGCACCGATTGGGCCGCCCCTAGCGTGGACAAGTGGCAGGACCGCACTTTCATGGGTTTTCATCGTGCCGACGGGAGCGTAGGCACGGCCAACTACTGGCTGGTGATTCCGCTGGTGTTCTGCGAAAACCGCAACATTCAGGTGCTGGAAGAAGCCCTCGTGAATGACCTTGGCTACGCCCGCCGCAAATCCTACCAGCCTCAGACGCAGGAACTGATTTCGTTGATGCAGGCTGGCAAGTCGGTGGAGGAAATCCTGGCCACCGACCTGCACTCTGCCGAAAACGGCCACCAGAAGCCCAAGCTGTTTCCGAACGTGGATGGCATCCGGTTCCTGCAGCACGAAGGCGGCTGCGGCGGCATCCGGCAGGATGCCCAAACGCTCTGCGGCCTGCTGGCTGGCTACATCACGCACCCCAATGTGGCTGGTGCTACCGTGCTCAGCCTCGGGTGCCAGAACGCGCAGGTGAGCATGCTGCAGGATGAAATCAACAAGCGCAGCCCCAATTTCAGCAAGCCCCTGTTTGTGCTGGAGCAGCAGAAGCTAGGCACTGAGGAAACCCTCATCAGCATGGCGTTGCGCCAGACTTTTGCCGGCCTGATGCAAGCCAACCAGCAAACCCGCCAGCCGGCCCCGCTCAGCAAGCTGTGCATCGGGCTGGAGTGCGGCGGCTCCGACGGCTTCTCCGGCATCTCCGCCAACCCCGCCGTGGGTCACGTTTCGGATATGCTGGTGGCACTGGGCGGTTCGGTTATTTTGGCTGAGTTTCCGGAGTTGTGTGGCGTTGAGCAGGAACTGGTAGATCGTAGCGTAGATACTGCCACGGCCGAGCGGTTTAGCTCCCTAATGAAAGCCTATGGCGACAGTGCCATTGCTGTCGGCTCCGGCTTCGACATGAACCCTTCACCCGGCAACATCCGCGACGGTCTGATTACGGACGCCATGAAATCGGCTGGGGCGGCGCGCAAAGGCGGTTCCTCGCCCGTAGTAGCCGTGCTCGACTATCCGGAGCCTGTTACGAAGCCGGGCCTCAACCTGCTTTGCACACCCGGCAACGACGTGGAATCGACTACGGCCGAAGTAGGGTCGGGTGCCAACGTAGTGCTCTTCACAACCGGCCTCGGCACGCCCACCGGCAACCCCATTGCGCCCGTGGTAAAAATTGCCACTAACACGGCACTGGCCAAGCGCATGCCCGACATTATTGATGTGAACACCGGCACCGTTATCGACGGGGAAGAAACCATTGAACAGGCCGGGGAACGGATTCTGGACTACGTCATCCGAGTCGCCAGCGGTGAGGAAGTAGCCGCCGTACGCCATGGCCAGACAGACTTTATTCCGTGGAAGCGCGGCGTGAGTCTGTAG
- a CDS encoding RagB/SusD family nutrient uptake outer membrane protein, whose product MKPILFFRTALAAGALVGAAGLVTSCKDYLDVEPLALNTTEYTFSTVAGSTAAVIGAYDPLSGDQSYGTRVSMYFPYDSDEMIGSAGAADGGRRSIARYKALSTNSEITNPWNTLYQGVERSNICIQQIPLSPVYDGGSAADTAAMHRLHGEALTLRAQYYFELVRNWGDVPAQFTPSVSGQDFNLPNADRNATLARLIDDLALAQKLVPWRSRAGAASERITKGAVKALRARIALFRGGYSLKGSQMTRPADYLDYYRIARQECTELMARPGEHSLNPSFLEVFKSINEQRSESANEIIFQVGMTGSTAVSDSKLGYYNGPRLQNTSGTYGSTQGAVTVVPTYFYAFDSTDTRRDVTITTYGIASTSNFQSGVALSSITDGKFRRDWHSPPLTGSSNYLGYNWPIIRFADVLLMFAETENELNGPTAVAQEALMRVRARAFAGNQARAQATLTQAGFSLSSKASFFDALVNERYLEFGSEAIRKYDLLRWNLFATKLAEVKTNIEKLAKGEAPYQNVPLYMYYRTPAAGNVQWTRSFYRPSPTPNTAPTGTVRVNWRQAIDAAYVANTRPAGATYTLGTTSATSTATGLAAEYVPSQGKELLPIPQSTLVADPALVQNFGY is encoded by the coding sequence ATGAAACCTATCCTCTTTTTCCGGACCGCGCTGGCAGCCGGCGCCCTGGTGGGTGCCGCCGGACTGGTCACTTCCTGCAAAGACTACCTCGACGTGGAGCCACTGGCGCTCAACACGACCGAGTATACCTTCAGCACCGTTGCCGGCTCTACCGCCGCCGTTATTGGTGCCTACGACCCGCTGTCGGGTGACCAAAGCTATGGTACCCGCGTCAGCATGTATTTCCCCTACGATTCCGACGAAATGATTGGGTCGGCTGGGGCCGCTGATGGTGGCCGCCGCAGCATTGCGCGCTACAAAGCTCTTTCGACAAACAGCGAAATCACCAACCCTTGGAACACCCTGTACCAGGGTGTGGAGCGCAGCAACATCTGCATCCAGCAGATTCCGCTCTCACCGGTATACGATGGCGGCAGTGCTGCCGATACGGCGGCCATGCACCGCCTGCACGGCGAAGCCCTGACGTTGCGCGCGCAGTATTACTTCGAGCTGGTGCGTAACTGGGGTGATGTTCCGGCGCAGTTTACGCCTTCCGTATCGGGCCAGGACTTCAACCTGCCCAACGCAGACCGCAATGCCACGCTGGCCCGGCTGATTGATGACTTAGCGCTGGCCCAGAAGCTGGTGCCGTGGCGCAGTCGGGCTGGTGCCGCCAGTGAGCGAATCACGAAAGGTGCCGTGAAAGCCCTGCGTGCCCGTATTGCACTGTTTCGTGGTGGATATTCGCTGAAAGGCAGCCAGATGACTCGCCCTGCTGACTACCTCGACTACTACCGCATTGCGCGCCAGGAGTGTACGGAGCTGATGGCGCGTCCCGGCGAGCATAGCCTGAACCCAAGCTTTTTGGAGGTGTTCAAGAGCATCAACGAGCAACGCTCGGAAAGCGCCAACGAAATCATCTTCCAGGTTGGCATGACCGGTTCTACGGCTGTATCGGACAGCAAGCTGGGCTATTACAATGGCCCTCGCCTGCAGAATACTTCCGGCACCTACGGCTCTACGCAGGGTGCAGTAACGGTAGTGCCTACGTACTTCTACGCCTTCGACTCGACCGATACCCGTCGGGATGTGACCATCACGACCTACGGTATTGCCAGCACCAGCAACTTCCAGTCGGGTGTAGCGCTCAGCTCCATCACCGATGGCAAGTTCCGCCGCGACTGGCACAGCCCACCGCTCACGGGTAGCAGCAACTACCTGGGCTACAACTGGCCTATCATCCGCTTCGCCGACGTACTGCTCATGTTTGCTGAAACCGAGAACGAGCTGAACGGCCCTACTGCTGTCGCTCAAGAAGCCCTGATGCGGGTCCGGGCCCGTGCCTTCGCAGGCAACCAGGCGCGTGCCCAAGCTACCCTGACGCAGGCCGGCTTCAGCCTGTCGAGCAAAGCTAGCTTCTTCGATGCCCTTGTAAACGAGCGGTATCTGGAGTTTGGCAGCGAAGCCATCCGCAAATACGATTTGCTGCGCTGGAACCTGTTTGCCACCAAGCTGGCCGAAGTGAAAACCAACATCGAGAAGCTGGCCAAAGGCGAAGCGCCCTACCAGAATGTGCCGCTGTATATGTACTACCGCACGCCGGCCGCCGGCAACGTGCAGTGGACCCGTTCATTCTACCGCCCTTCGCCCACGCCCAACACGGCTCCTACGGGTACAGTACGCGTGAACTGGCGTCAGGCAATTGATGCCGCGTACGTTGCGAATACCCGGCCTGCCGGTGCCACCTACACGCTCGGCACTACCAGCGCCACTAGCACCGCTACGGGCTTGGCCGCAGAGTATGTGCCTAGCCAAGGCAAAGAGTTGCTGCCAATTCCGCAGAGCACCCTGGTCGCCGACCCGGCGCTGGTACAGAACTTCGGCTACTAA